Proteins co-encoded in one Candidatus Schekmanbacteria bacterium genomic window:
- a CDS encoding aldehyde ferredoxin oxidoreductase, which produces MDRIIRVNVGTLEVKEEKCPEKYQMLGGRSLTSRIVADEVPPTCNPLGPMNKLIAAPGVLSGTAAACSGRMSFGGKSPLTGTIKESNVGGTASQKLARNNVKAIIIEGEPKDDKFRVLVVTKDKAELVDAGDLAGKGTYETVAKLQAQYNKAGIISIGPAGEEKMANAGISVSDPEGGSGRYAGRGGLGAVMGSKKIKAIVADDTGADKVPIKDEEKFKEAAKTFSQVLLKHPVTGEALPNYGTAVLVNILNEAGGFPTKNFRRGRFEKAADISGEKIAEICKERGGEGKATHVCHPGCVIRCSNIYPDKNGKSFCAPIEYETAWSLGGNLEVDNLDDVATMNRLCNDIGLDTIEAGVTLAVAAEAGLAEFGNGASFIKLLEEVGKKTPLGRIIGQGAAVTGRVFGVTRVPVVKGQGLPAYDPRSVKGIGVTYATSTMGADHTSGYAVCQNILKVGGDIDPLKTDGQIECSRDMQIATAAVDATGLCLFVAIACLDDERGLPAIADMINAQYGCSATVDDLIEMGKEVIRIERKFNEAAGFNNNDDRLPEFFDLEECPPHNVKFGISPEELDKVWADI; this is translated from the coding sequence ATGGATAGAATTATTAGAGTTAATGTCGGCACTTTAGAAGTAAAAGAAGAAAAATGCCCTGAGAAGTATCAGATGCTGGGAGGCAGAAGTTTAACATCGAGGATTGTGGCAGATGAAGTTCCTCCTACATGCAACCCGCTTGGTCCAATGAATAAGCTGATAGCCGCTCCCGGCGTTTTGAGCGGCACTGCCGCCGCATGCTCAGGCAGAATGTCTTTTGGCGGTAAGAGCCCTCTTACAGGGACAATCAAGGAATCGAATGTTGGAGGTACGGCAAGCCAGAAACTTGCGCGAAACAATGTAAAGGCAATTATAATTGAAGGCGAACCGAAAGATGACAAATTTCGTGTTCTCGTTGTTACGAAGGATAAAGCAGAGCTTGTAGATGCCGGTGATTTGGCAGGTAAAGGAACTTATGAGACTGTTGCAAAACTTCAGGCACAGTATAACAAAGCTGGAATAATCAGCATAGGTCCTGCAGGTGAAGAGAAGATGGCTAATGCCGGAATTTCAGTATCAGACCCTGAGGGAGGTTCTGGTAGATATGCAGGAAGAGGGGGCCTTGGCGCTGTAATGGGTTCAAAAAAGATTAAAGCAATAGTTGCTGATGATACAGGCGCAGATAAGGTCCCAATAAAAGATGAAGAGAAGTTCAAAGAAGCCGCAAAGACATTCAGTCAAGTCCTTCTTAAACATCCTGTAACTGGTGAAGCGCTTCCTAATTATGGCACAGCTGTCTTAGTGAACATACTCAATGAAGCAGGCGGTTTTCCAACAAAGAATTTTAGAAGAGGAAGGTTTGAAAAAGCGGCAGATATAAGCGGAGAAAAAATTGCAGAAATTTGCAAAGAACGCGGCGGTGAAGGCAAAGCAACTCATGTATGCCATCCCGGATGTGTAATCAGATGTTCAAATATCTATCCTGATAAGAATGGGAAATCCTTTTGTGCTCCAATTGAGTATGAAACGGCATGGTCTCTCGGAGGAAACCTCGAGGTTGACAATCTTGACGATGTAGCGACAATGAATAGACTTTGCAATGATATAGGGCTTGACACAATCGAAGCAGGTGTAACTCTTGCAGTGGCAGCGGAGGCAGGATTAGCAGAATTCGGTAATGGTGCATCATTTATTAAGCTTTTAGAAGAAGTTGGCAAAAAAACACCTCTTGGTCGGATAATTGGTCAAGGTGCAGCAGTTACTGGCAGAGTTTTTGGTGTTACAAGGGTGCCTGTAGTAAAGGGACAGGGTTTGCCTGCATACGACCCGCGTTCTGTCAAGGGAATCGGTGTGACATATGCAACAAGCACAATGGGAGCAGACCATACTTCAGGTTATGCGGTATGTCAGAATATCCTTAAAGTTGGCGGTGATATAGATCCTCTAAAAACAGATGGACAGATTGAATGTTCGAGAGATATGCAGATAGCAACTGCGGCTGTTGATGCTACAGGGCTTTGCCTCTTTGTGGCTATTGCGTGCCTTGATGATGAAAGGGGCTTGCCTGCAATTGCAGATATGATTAATGCCCAATATGGATGTTCGGCAACCGTTGATGATTTAATTGAAATGGGGAAAGAAGTAATAAGAATAGAGCGCAAATTTAATGAAGCGGCTGGATTCAACAATAATGACGACAGACTGCCTGAATTTTTTGACCTCGAAGAATGTCCGCCTCATAATGTAAAGTTTGGAATCAGTCCGGAAGAGCTTGACAAGGTTTGGGCTGATATTTAA